GCGGCGCGTTTGCTTCGATCGCGCTTGATTTTGTCCTTTAGTACGTCCATGAATCGCCGCTGAGCATCCGCTGAATCGACTTTGTAGCGATGTTTGATGATTTCGATCAAAAGGACGTGCTTCCAGAGTGCAATGAAGAGAGAGTCCAGATGTGCGTCAAGCGAGTAAAGGTACTTGATGACACCAAGCTCTGTTATGTACGGAAGGGAGAGGTCCTCAGGATTTACTCGGATTGTGTGTTCTCGGTGCGCTTCCTCTAGGCGCCTGAGGCAGGCTGACTTGCCGCTGCCGGTTCGACCGATCAAGAAGCACTTGCGATCTTCGGGTGAGACGATCGCTCGATAGAGCCAAGTCTCGTAGAAGGCTTCTCGTAGTAGGCCGTCGAATTCCGCCGCCTCCTCGCCCAGGTTGAACTCGCCGCGAATCCGTCTACTTCGGACCGGCCTCGGCACGAGATACCCCCACAGGTCATCGGAAGCGAGTGGGGGCGATTCTAGCGTGACGTCAGAGGTTTGTAGCGGCGTGGCGTGCGGGTGGGGACGCATAAGTGATCCAACGACGACCTCGCGCGGGCGGTCGTTGCCTGGAGCAGAAGTCCCCCGATCGTCCTATGAGTTTCCGATCGTGCCCTAACGACGAGCATCAAGCCCTTGTCTCGGGTGGGACCGAGGGCTTGGTCCCACCCGCTTCGTTCGCGCTACGGGTTACCACCACGCAAACCATAGGCTGGAGTCGGAAGATTGACGGTCGCCTCGATGGCTCGTGTCTGGCCATCGGAGATCTTGCCCCCTCATGATCGTCGCCGGTAGGGCTGGCCAGGTCGGATTGATGGGCATCGACCATAGGTCGCTGCCACAAGTGAAGAACCCCGGTCTCCACCTGAGACCGGGGTTCGAGGAGCGTCAGAATCCTGACCGTCTACGGGCGACTCGGCCGTCCGCCATAAGTCGGCTTCGGGAGGTCAACGGTCGCCTCGATGGCCAACGTCCCAGCCATCCGAGATCTTGGCGCTTCCTGGGAAGTCACCGGAGCTACGGTCCGGACCACGCGGCGTCGCGGCAGTCCTGACCATTTCGCGCTGGAACTTCGAGGGATCTTGAGGTGCGCGGTCACCCCAGCCCCGGCGGGTACCCTCGGCCGGTGTTCTCGCCTCAAGGTCCGTCCCTCCGCGAGCTCTGCGTCCAAGCGTTGTCGTCGGTCGAGCGGGGCTATGACCTGCTGGCTCCGAAGTTCGACTTCACGCCCTTCCGCACCCCGGAGAGCATCCTCGGTCCGACCGCGCAGGTGCTTTCCGAGCTCGGACCGTTCGACCAGGGGTTGGACGTGTGCTGCGGCACGGGCGCGGGCATCCGGGTCCTCGCGTCCGTGTGCCGCGGACCGGTCACGGGCGTCGACTTCAGCGCGGGCATGCTCGCCCAGGCGCGCGGCGCGCATCCGGGCGCGAGGTGGGTGCGGGCCGATGTGCGGGCGATGCCGTTCGTGCAGGGGTTTGACCTCGCGGTCACGTTCGGGGCGCTCGGGCATTTCCTGGCCGCGGAGCGTCCGGCCGTGTTCGAGGGGGTGTACCGCGCGCTGCGGCCGGGCGGGCTCTTCGCTTTTCCGATCGGCGCGCCGCCGTCGCTCACGTCGGTGGCGCACTGGGTGACGGCCGGGTTTGATCTGGCCATGCGGGTCCGCAATGCCTTGTGGCGACCGCCGTTCGTGATGTACTACCGCACCAGCCCGCTGCCCGCGGTCCGCGACGACCTGGCGGCGGCGGGGTTCGCGGTGACGGCGGCCGCGCTGCCTGGGCTGGGCCGGCAGCGGGACGGCAGCCCGCGGTACGGCCTCATTCTCGCGCGTAAGCCGGCCTGAACATCTCGCCGAGCCACACCACGACGGTCGGCGCCACGGCGGCCAGCACGGTGAAGTGGTCGGCGCCGGCGATGGGTACGTAGTCGACGTCGGTGCCGCCGGCCGCCAGCTGTCCGGCGGTCAGCTCGGTCAGCGCCGCGGGCAGCGCGTCCGCGGTGCCGTGGGCCAGGCGGACCGGGCGCGGGTAGCGCGTCACCGGTACCTCGTCGTCGGCCAGCAGTGCGGCGAACCGCGCGCCGGCGGCGGGCGGGGCGAGGAACGCGTCGGCGTTTGTGACGCCCGCGGCGGAGGCGGCCAGGTCGGCCACGCAGAGGCGGCCCGCGGCCGCGACGAGCTCCAGGCCGCGCGGTGTGAACCAGTCCTCGGCCCGGAAGTCGGCGCGGTCGGTGATCGGCAGGGTGCGGCCCAGGTATGGGATCGCCGGGTTGAGCGGCGCGGTGGGGACGCCGCTGGCGGCCGACTGCAGCCCCCACTGCGTGGTGGGTGCCACCGCGATGGTGCCGACGTGGCGCAGCTCGGGCGCGTACGACGTGGCGAGCGAGCCGGCCCACAGTGCGGCGTGCCCGCCCATCGAGTAGCCGACCGACGCCCACGCGGGGGAGACCGGCGCGATCCGGCGGGCCGCGCGCACGACGTCGATGAGGGCGGCCGCCTCGGCGCGGCCGTGCACTCCGGAGCCTTCGCCGGGCGTGCCGATGCCCTCGTAGTCGGTGACCGCGACCGCGTAGCCGGCGGCCAGCAGCGCCTCGCCGAGCGGCCGGGCGAACGGTGGCGTGCCGGCGACCGATGCGGCGCAGGCGTCGGGCGTGCCGTTGAAGCCGGGCCCGAAGCCGACCACCCGCCAACCCCCGGCGGGTGGTCGCCCGGTGGGCACGCTGACCGTGCCGCTGACCACGGTGCGGCGGCCGCTCCACGAGGTCGAGACGTACCAGACACGCCACGCGGCGCCGGTGCCGGTCAGCCGAAGCTCGGTGGGCAGGGGGCGCACCGCGACGGGGGTGCCGAGCGAGCGTCCGCGCTCGTTGGCGGCCGCCGGCGCGCCCGCCGCGACGAGCGACGCCATGACCGCGATGAGTACCAGCCCTCGCTTCATGGATCGATGGTAGTGACTGTCGGTCGGGCGGTGTGGCCGTCCCGCCGCGGCACGGGTCGATCACGCAGTGGAGCGGGACCATCCGCCCGGTGTGAGATGATCGGCGAGTCGCCCGAAAACCTGAACGTTTCCAGAAAAGTGTTCTATGTTGATCGTGTGAGGGCGGACTTCGAGGAGCAGCTACGAGCGGTCTCGCTGCGCGTGACCAGGCCGCGGCTCGCGGTGCTCGCCGCTCTTCGCGACAACCCGCACGTCGACACCGACAGGGTGATCGCGCTCGTCCGGGCCGACCACCCCACGGTCTCCCACCAGGCGGTGTACGACGTGCTGCGCGCCCTCACCGACGCCGGCCTGGTGCGGCGCATCCAGCCGGCCGGCGCCACCGCCCGCTACGAGTCGCGGGTGGGCGACAACCACCACCACGTGGTGTGCCGCTCGTGCGGCGCGATCGCCGACGTCGACTGCGCCGTCGGCCACGTCCCCTGCCTGACCGCCTCGGACGACCGCGGTTTCGTGGTCGACGAGGCGGAGGTCGTCTACTGGGGCACCTGCCCCGACTGCGCGGCCGAACCTACGCCCAAGTGACCGAAGTTAGGCCAAGTGACCGGAAGTTCGGAAGGAAACGAATGAGCGACACCCAGGACAGCGCCCAGTCGAGCGCGGCGGGCTGCCCGGTCGCGCACGACTCCGTGACCGCGCACGGCAGCGAGAGCGAAAACCCGGCGATCGACTCGCCGACCCCGAAGCGGAGCGGCCGCCCGCGCTCGATCCGCGACTGGTGGCCCAACCAGCTCGACCTCTCGGTACTGCACGCGAAGTCGTCAAAGGGCAACCCGCTGGGCGAGACGTTCAGCTACGCCGAGGAGTTCCAGAAGCTCGACGTCGAGGCCCTCAAGCAGGACATCGCCGAGGTGCTCACCACCTCGCAGGACTGGTGGCCGGCCGACTTCGGCCACTACGGCGGCCTGATGATCCGGATGAGCTGGCACGCCGCGGGCACGTACCGCATCCACGACGGCCGCGGTGGTGCCGGCGACGGCGGGCAGCGCTTCGCGCCGCTCAACAGCTGGCCGGACAACGCCAACCTCGACAAGGCGCGCCGGCTGCTGTGGCCGGTCAAGCAGAAGTACGGCCAGCAGATCTCCTGGGCCGACCTGCTCGTGCTGGCCGGCAACGTCGCCCTGGAGTCGATGGGCTTCAAGACGTTCGGCTTCGGCTTCGGTCGCGAGGATGTCTGGGAGCCGGAGGAGATCTTCTGGGGCCCGGAGGACACCTGGCTCGGCGACGAGCGGTACGTCACCGACACGACGATGGCGCCCGAGGTCGGCGCCACCGAGATGGGGCTCATCTACGTCAACCCCGAAGGCCCTCGCGGCAGCGCGGACCCGCTGGCGGCGGCCCACTTCATCCGGGAGACGTTCGGCCGGATGGCGATGAACGACGAGGAGACCGTCGCCCTCATCGCCGGCGGCCACACCTTCGGCAAGACCCACGGCGCCGCGATCGCCGACGACCATGTGGGCCCCGAGCCCGAGGCCGCCCCGTTGGAGGCGCAGGGCCTGGGCTGGCTGAGCAGCCACGGCAGCGGCAAGGGCGGTGACGCGATCACCAGCGGCCTCGAGGTGACCTGGACCGACCGGCCGACACAGTGGAGCAACCGGTTCTTCGAGATCCTGTTCGGCTACGAGTGGGAGCTCACGACCAGCCCCGGCGGTGCGAAGCAGTGGGTGGCCAAGGACGCCGAGGCGATCATCCCGGACCCGTTCGACCCGGCCAGGAAGCACAAGCCGACGATGCTCACGACCGACCTGTCGCTGCGCGTCGACCCGGCGTACGAGAAGATCTCGCGCCGCTTCCTGGAAAACCCGGACGAGTTCGCGCTGGCCTTCGCCAAGGCCTGGTACAAGCTGCTGCACCGCGACATGGGCCCGGTCAGCCGCTTCCTCGGGCCGTGGGTCGCCGAGCCGCAGTTGTGGCAGGACCCGGTGCCGGCCGTCGACCACGCGCTCGTAAGTGACGCCGACGTCGCGGCCCTCAAGGCGAAGGTGCTGGACTCCGGCCTGACCACCGCCCAGCTGGTCTCGACCGCCTGGGCCTCCGCGGCCAGCTTCCGGTCGACCGACAAGCGCGGCGGCGCCAACGGCGCGCGGATCCGCCTCGAGCCGCAGCGCAGCTGGGAGGTCAACCAGCCCGAGCAGCTGGCGACGGTACTCGACGCGCTCGAAGGCATCCAGCGGGAGTTCAACGACGCCGGCGGCGCGAAGATCTCGCTGGCCGACCTGATCGTGCTGGCCGGCTCGGCCGCCGTCGAGAAGGCTGCGCGCGAGGGCGGCTTGGAGGTGACGGTGCCGTTCCACCCCGGACGCACCGACGCCACCGCGGAGCAGACCGACGTCGAGTCCTTCCGGGTCCTCGAGCCGCGCGCCGACGGGTTCCGCAACTACCTGCGTGCCGGCGAGAAAACCCAGCCGGAGGTACTGCTCGTCGACCGCGCGTACATGCTGGACCTGACCGCGCCCGAGATGACCGTCCTCATCGGCGGCCTGCGCTCGCTCGGCGCGAACGTCGGCGGCAGCCAGCACGGCGTGCTGACCGACCGGCCGGGCGTGCTCACCAACGACTTCTTCGTCAACCTGCTGTCGCCGGGTACCCGGTGGAAGGCGTCGGAGTCCGAGGAGAACGCGTACGAGATCCGCGACGCGGCCACCGGAGAGCTGAAGTGGACGGCCACCGCGGTCGACCTCATCTTCGGCTCCAACTCGCAGCTGCGGGCCCTCGCCGAGGTGTACGCCAGCGGCGACGCCCGGGACAGGTTCGTGAGGGACTTCGTCGCGGCCTGGACCAAGGTCATGGAGCTGGACCGGTTCGACCTCGCCTGATCCGCACTCACCTGACGGGCCCGGCCGATCGCTGATCGGCCGGGCCCGCTCCCTGCCGCAGCCGGCGAACCCCTACGACACCCCGCTACGACACGGCGCCCGCTGACGATCAGCCTGCCGATGCTCGGCGGACGGGGGTCCACCCTTCCTCGTTTCGCGCGGCCCTGAGCGTGGCCGGATCGCGAATTGCCTAGCGCCGGATGCGGCCTGACCGCGCACGCTGCGCTTGCAGGAGGACACCGCTGGCGTTGAGTCGGAACCTGGCCATTGGAATGCTGACCTGATGCTTCTGGGCGATGGCGGCTGGGTCCGAGCCGGCGAATGCCTCACGCAGAAGGAGGGCACGGGGGAGGAGCAGGCAGCCGGCAAGCCAGTTCGCCTCCTCCTCCTGCTCGGGGTTGCAGGTGAAGAAGGTATGGCCGCCGATTTGCTGGAGTTCTCGGACGTCATGGCGTAGCAGCAGGTGGGCGATTTCGTGAGCGATGTCGCTGTTGGTGCGGCCTACCTCGTTGTAGGGGTTGCTAACGATGACGGTTCGGCCGTCGGGTAGGTGGAACGTCGCGGCGGAGAACACGCCGGGTTGGAGCCGGTCGAGTTCTTCGAGATCGGCTTGGTCGACGAGGTCATCCGCTGAATAGATTTCGATGCTGAGGTGCGTGGCGAGATCGCGTATCGGCATGTGAGCGTGCGGCTGGAGTCCAAGCTGGGCTCGCGTGCGGTCGGCGAGCCGCTCGGCCTCAGTCTTGAATCCCCGTCGCATGTGGTGTCCGCCTTCGCCGTCAGCGTTCGGCCGACGGCGTGGTGGTCAGCTTCTGTTGCATCTGTTCGAGCAGCTCTGCGAGCTTGCGAGAGGCCTCAGGGTTGAACGTTGTCGCGGCCCGAAGGTGAACGCGCATGCCGCGATCGGTGCCAGCCAGGTTGGTGTACAGCTCGCGTACCAAGCCAGCGATCTTCTCCGCCGCAGCGTCAGTGAGGTTGGGATCGCGGGCGAGGTGGTAGGCGATGACCTCGGGCGTGTTCTCGGTCCTGATCTGCGGCGGTTCGAAGAAGCGTTCCGGCGGAAGGCCGAGCCAGTGCACGATTCTCCGGAAGTTCGCCAGATCGGGCAGATCGCCCTTCTCGACCCGGGCCAAGGTGTTGAAGGGCACCTCGGCCTGTTCGGCGGCGGCCCGCAGACTTAGCCGGCCTCGTCGCTCGCGCTCGGCGCGGACGAGCCGTCCCAGCATCTTGATGTCGATCGGCTCGTCCACGTCCACCTCCATCACCACGTCGAGGGTCATGTTTTGGATCAACATAATCGCATCAGTGTGGCTGGACTCGTCGGGTCGGGCGGGGCGTACGCGTCGAGTCGCGGGACTGGAGCGCCGAGCGGTTGTACCTCGATCGGTACATGCCGTACGATCCTCGTGGTTCCAGCGTAGCCCCATTTCGTGGGAGCCGGGAGGACGCACGCTCGATGCGGGTAGGGACCCGCGAATTTGGGGGTTATATGGCTCAGGCCGTTGGTGCGCGCCGGGCTGCGCGGCGTCTGCCGGATGTGGCGGCGCCGGGCGTAGCGGACGCGCGGCAGTTGCCCGATGAGGAGTTCGCTGGCGCGTGGTCAGCGATCGTCATGCCGGCGGGGACGAAGAGCAGGTTGTTGCGCACCGCGGTCGCGTCAGCGCACCTGCGTGCGGCAGTGCCGTTCGACGCCCTGCCGTTGCATGGGGTGCTCTTGTTGGCGGGACCACCCGGTGTCGGGAAGACCACCGTGGCACGCGGCCTCGCGGACCGGGTGTCCCGGACCGTGGTCGACACGTCCCCGTGGTTGTTCATCGAGGTTGATCCGCACGGACTGGCCAGCTCGTCGCTCGGGCGTAGCCAGCGGGCAGTTGATCAGTTGTTCGGAACGCTGCTGGATGAGCACGCCAGCGCCGGCCCGATGATCGTGCTGCTGGACGAGGTGGAGACGTTGTTCACCGACCGGACCGCGCTGTCGATGGAGGCCAACCCGATCGACGTGCACCGTGCGGTGGATGCCGCGCTGGTCGGCCTGGACCGGCTGGCTCGACGCCACCCGAACGTGCTGATCATCGCGACCACGAACTTCAAGGAGGCCATTGATCCCGCCCTCGCGTCGCGGGCTGACTGGATCTTCGAGGTCCCGCTGCCCGACCGCACCGCCCGGCGGACGATTTTGGAGCACACCGCGGCCGCGGTCGCCGCCGCCTTCCCGGATGCGGCTGGGCTACTGGAGCCGGACGTGCTGGACCGCGCGGCGGACTTGGCAACCGGCTTGGACGGCCGCCAATTGCGCAAGGCGGTCGCCGCCGCGTGTGCCGTCCGCCGCGAGGCGCAGGGCGATCCCGGTCGCGTTTCCGGCGAAGATCTCCTGACGGCGCTCGGCGAGCTGGGTGGCCGATCATGAGCGTGGTTTCCAGGACGGTTCCCTCTGTACCGGTGCGCACCTCGGTCGAGACGTGGGACGCGATCGTCGAGTCACTCACCGCGCCTGACCAAGCGGCGCGCACGAGCTTGGAGACGATCACGAACGTGGCCGCCATGTTGATCGCCGAGGAGTACACCCGCGACGCCCCGATCGTCGTCATGCCCGCCAGCGGCGACCGGGTACGGATCTATACCGCGCACGGCACGGCCGCGATCGAGAGTGAGGACGAGCCGCCGCTGGCGACCTGGCCCCTCGCCGACCCGGGCTGGCGGCTGTCACTTCCATGCGGCATCGATGACATCGACGACGTTCGCGCCGCGCTGCAGCCGTACCCGTTCGTTGAGGTGCGGGACGTCACCGACGGGATCGCGGTCACCGCCGCATCGACACCTCATGCAGCCGGCTCCATCTCGATCAACTACGACGAACTGGAGCGGTCGTGAGCACGAGCGTCCGGGTCAACACCTACACCCACGCGACCACCCACGTCGCGACAAACATGCTTCGCAGCGTGAAGCAGATCATCCGTGAGAGCGGACTGAGCACCGACAAGATCCGAAACCAGTGGGGCGTGCTCGAGTCCGGGGTGGCGACCTGGCTGGGATCCAGGCACCTCAAGAGCCTCGTGCTGGAGGTGTACGACCCCGGCAAACCGGCCGGCGCTGACCTGGTGGGCCGGTTCGACTTCACCATCGACTACACGTACTACGGCGACGGCGACGGCGAACTGTGGCTCGACCCGGATACCGTCTCCTACACCGTGCGCAAGAACGGCTCCTACCCGTCGCGCTGCGAGTACCGCATCGTCGCCGAGACGGCGTCCGGCCGACCAGACGTAGCCGGCTGGAGCAGCACCACTCTCCGTTCGACGGCCGGCTTCACCCGGCACTCCGTCGGTACCGCAATCGGCGGCGGCAGCCTCGGCGCGGGCCTCAGCTACTACACCCGGAGCAGCTAATGATCAGTCCGAACGAAGCGTTCCGTAAGTTCCGCACGCGGCTGGAGACCACCGATGCCGAGGACAACTCGGCCAGCACCCGGCAGCAACGCATCCGTCAGCAGCTCGATGCGGCGTTGGACATCAAGGAGGACTTCCTCACCGGCGCGTACCGGCGGCACACCAAGACAAAGCCGCTGCGCGATGTCGACATCATGATCGTCCTGACGGACCCCGGTTACCTCGACCGCCACCCCCACGACGTACTGGAAGATGTCCGCGGCGTGCTGGCGCCGCACTACGGCGACGACCGCGTGTGCTGCGACCGGCGCGCCGTACGCGTCGACTTCGGCGTGAACGTCGTCGACGACGTCAGCGACGAGGTCGTGTCGTTCGATGTCGTCCCCGCGTTCGCCCACGGCGACCACTACCTGATCCCCGACGACGTCCAGGGCGAGTGGGTCCACACCAACCCCAAGGTCCACGCGGACAAGGCCACCACGGCGAACCAGAACTTCGCCGAGCAGTGGAAGCCGCTGGTCAAGATGATCAAGAAATGGAACGAAGTTCACGCCCACCCGATCGAGCCGTCGTTCCTCATCGAGGTGATGGCCCTGAAGCTGATCACCGGTTCGTGGTCCGGTGACCACCGGCGAGAACTCCGGCAGTTCTTCGCCAGCGCTGCCGACCACATCGACGACGGCTGGTCCGACCCGGCGGGCGTCGGCCCGGACATCTCCGACGTTCTCGACGGCGACGCCACGAAGATGGAAAAGGCGCGCGCGGCCCTGCGGGCCGCCGAGGCCGCGTGCACCGCGGCGATCAACCTGGAGCGGTCCGGCCGCACCGGCGACGCCCTCGCAGCATGGCGCAATCTGTTCGGTCCGTTGTTTCCGCTGTCGTGACCGGTACGCCAACGGCCCGGCCGGTTCCCGAGGGGCAGTCCTCGCTTATCAAACAGCGGCAGGACAATCCCGAGCACCTGCGGCGCCTGCTCGCCTACAGCCGCTACTACCAGGTCGCTCACCGCTGGCGGCGCGCTCGGGCCTTCGGGACGTTCGTCCTAGCCGCCGTCGGCCCGTTCGTCTCGCTGTCCATCCCGTCTACCACCGACCTCGTAGCGGCTATCAGTGCCGGCTGGCTCGTGCTCGGCCGCACCCTGTTGACGTGGATGGAGCAGCGCAGCACGCTCGAAGCGGTCCGGGTTCATGAGCTGTACGACACGAGCTTGTTCCACCTGCCCTGGAACGCAGCCCTCGCAGGCCGACGACCGTCGCCCGACGACGTGTGCGCGGCGGCCCGGCAAATCAAGGCCGACACCGACTATCGCGAGTGGTACAGCATCGACCTAGGTAACACGCCGTGGCCGGCCGATGTCTTGCTCTGCCAGCGCCAGAGCATGGTGTGGAGCCGACAGGATCACCGGGCGTACGGCGGCACCATCCTGATCGCGGGGATCTCCTGGTTCGTCGTCGGGCTCATCGTCGCGCTCGTCCGGGACATGAGCCTGGCGGACTACCTCGTCAAGATCTTCCTTCCTAGCGCGCCGGCATTCCTCGACTCCGTAGAGCTAGCCCGGCTGCATTGGCAGCACGCAACCGCCCGCCAACAGGTCGAACACAAAATTAACGATCTCTGGCAGGCGTACATCACGCAGCCAGAGACGGTGACCGTCGCCGAATGCCGCGAGATTCAGGACTCCGCGTACCTGCTCCGCCGGGACGGCCCCCGGGTACCGCAGCTCTTCTACAAGCTGCGTCGGGCAGCGTCGGAGGCGAACACGAAGGCCGGCACCGAAGCCCTGCGCAACGAAGGCCGAGAGCCGGACCCAACACCGTAGTGCGCTTGATCGGGTCGGGCTGTTCGGGGAGCGCCAACCCGAACACGACAGCGAGGCTGTAGGCCGCCGCACGCGGGTGGTCGCCGAGGTACTGGTCGCCGCCCTTGGCCCACGCATCGATCTCCACGGTCCAGGGCAAGTACTTGTGGGGACGAGCAGAACCGCGAATGCGGCGACGCCAGTGGTGCCTACACCGACGAGTAGGACTTCCGGGAGTTGGTGCAGGCCGCTGGTCGCGGGGGCCGCAGCCGCTCGACGGGCCGGAGATGGAACCATTCCGGTACGAGTGCCGAACGATCAGGAGCGGGCCAACGGCGGCGGGTGGAAGCACCGACTGCTCGGACGGCGCGGGCCCGGAGGTGGCCGGGCCGGAGGGCGCAGGCGCCTGTGGCACCGCTGGGTTCATGCTCGCGCACGGCGGCGTCCAGGCCGGGTCCATCGTGGTCGCCATCACCTGGGCGCCCCTGCCCGAGAACTCACCCTCGCCCAGGTGCGTGACCTCGCCGGCACCCCAGGGAACTGCTCTTTCAACACGCGCTCCATTGTGGACCGTCGGCCCACCCAGGGACGCGGCCACAGCGTGCGGCCATGGGCGCCCGCGCTGCACGGACGGTGGGTCGCCGCTCAGTCGCCGCCGCCGGCAGGCAGCATGCCCCAGATCAGCGGCATTGTGGGTGCGGTCACAGCCACCCACCTCTCCGGCAGTCGATGGCGAACCGGCTACCGGATGGTGACGGCGACCGTGTGCCAGCCGGTGGCGCCGTCGGGGAAGGGTGCGGCCCGTTCCGGCGTCTGGGTGTCGCCGGTCGCGTCGGTGGCGCGGACCCGGATGGTGTGGCCGCCGGCGGTGGCGTTCCAGGTGTGTCGCCATTGGACCCAGGTGTCGACGGACGGGACGGGGAGCAGTTCGCACAGGGTCCACGGAGCGTCGTCGACCTGCAGTTCGACGGCGGCGATGCCGCGGTGCTGTGCCCACGCGACGCCGGCGATCGTGACCGGTCCCGGGTCGAGGGTGGCGAACGGCGTGGGCCGGTCGATGCGGGAGGCCGTCTTGACCGATGCGGTGGCCGCCCACCCGCGCTGTACCCAGTAGGCGTCGACCTGGTCGAAGCGGGTGACCGTCAGCTCGGTGACCCATTTGCACGCGCCGGCGTAGCCGTAGAGGCCGGGGGTGAGCATGCGCACGGGAAAGCCGTGGCGCAGGGGAGCGGCTCGCCGTTCATGCCGACGGCCAGCAGGGTGTCCCGGCCATCCATGATCGTTTCGATCGGGGTACCGATGGTCATGCCGTCGGTGGAGCGGGCGACGAGCTGGTCGGCGCCGGCCCGGATACCGGCCTCGCGCAGCAGGTCGGACAGGGCGGCGCCGAGCCACCGGGCGGTGCCGACGTACGGGCCGCCCACCTCGTTGGAGACGCAGTTGAGGGTGATGTCCCGCTCGGCGAGCGGCCGGGCGAGCAGGTCGGCGAAGGTGAGCGTGACGGGCCGCTCGACCATGCCGCGCAGGCGTAGCCGCCACCCGTCGACGTCGACGCGGGGGACCGTCAGGGCGGTGTCGACCCGGTAGAAGTCCGCGTTGGCGGTGTAGAAGCCGGGAGCGTGGAAGGCCGGCAGGGGCTTGGCGGGCGCCGGGAGGCGGACCGCCTCGCGCGCGGCCGCCGCGTCGCCGGTGCGCTGCCGGCGCAGGATCGCGGCGCCGCCGCCGGCCAGCGCGGTACCGGCCACCAGTGCCGTCGCGGTCAGCAGCCGGCGCCGCGTGCCGTCGGTCGGGCCGCGCGGGCGGCTGCCGGGCGGGTCAGGTACGCCAGGACGGCGACGCTGACCGCGGCGCCGGCCAGCGAGGGGATCGCGTCCGCGGGCCGGGCGGCGGGGCGGGCCAGCGCCGCGGCCGCACCGGCCAGGCCGAGCGCGGCGGCCAGCACCAGGCCGAGGCGGCGCCGGCGGGCGGCCACGATCCCGACCGTCGCGGCGGCGCCGAGCAGCGCCGCGCGGATCGTCCACAGCAGGATGGGCTTGTCGGCGGTGCCGAACGTGCGGACCGCGTACTCCTTGACCGGCGTCGGAGTGGCGTCGATGACGGCGCCGCCTACCGCGATGAGCGGGGAGGCTTCCGGCCGCAGGATCGCCGCGGCCAGTTCCGCGGCGGCCAGGCCGGCGACGGCGGCGAGCACGCCGTAGCCGGCGGCGGTCACGAAGCGTGGGATCCGCATGGCGGGCCTCCAGGTTCGGCCGCGCGGCCGGGCCGATGGACGGTGGCGTACTGCCCGGCCGCGCGGTGCCTCGACGGGGTGTCAGGCGGTCGGCATGAGGACGGTGTCGATGATGTAGACGGTGGCGTTGGCGGTCTGCACGTTGCCGCAGACGACCGTGGCGTCGCCGACGGAGAAGTCCTCGCCGCTGCCGGTCACGTTGAGCTCGCTGCCTTCGAGGGTCGTGTGCGTCCCGGCGAGCTGCGCGGGGGCGAGCTTCTGCGGCACCGCGTGGTAGGTGAGGATCTTGGTCAGCGTGGCCTTGTCGGCCAACACCTTGTCGAGGTCCGCCTTCGGGATCTTGGCGAACGCGTCGTTGGTGGGCGCGAACACGGTCAGGGCCGGCGCGGTGTTGAGCGAGTCGACGAGGCCGGCCTGCTGGACGGCGGTGACCAATGTGGACAGCATCGGGTTGCCGGAGGCGGCGGTGGCGACGGGCACCTTGGCCATCGCCTCGAAGCTGCCGGCGTTGGACGGGTCGGTGGGGACGGCGGCGCAGCCGCTGCCGAACT
This genomic stretch from Phytohabitans houttuyneae harbors:
- a CDS encoding class I SAM-dependent methyltransferase; this translates as MFSPQGPSLRELCVQALSSVERGYDLLAPKFDFTPFRTPESILGPTAQVLSELGPFDQGLDVCCGTGAGIRVLASVCRGPVTGVDFSAGMLAQARGAHPGARWVRADVRAMPFVQGFDLAVTFGALGHFLAAERPAVFEGVYRALRPGGLFAFPIGAPPSLTSVAHWVTAGFDLAMRVRNALWRPPFVMYYRTSPLPAVRDDLAAAGFAVTAAALPGLGRQRDGSPRYGLILARKPA
- a CDS encoding lipase family protein — its product is MKRGLVLIAVMASLVAAGAPAAANERGRSLGTPVAVRPLPTELRLTGTGAAWRVWYVSTSWSGRRTVVSGTVSVPTGRPPAGGWRVVGFGPGFNGTPDACAASVAGTPPFARPLGEALLAAGYAVAVTDYEGIGTPGEGSGVHGRAEAAALIDVVRAARRIAPVSPAWASVGYSMGGHAALWAGSLATSYAPELRHVGTIAVAPTTQWGLQSAASGVPTAPLNPAIPYLGRTLPITDRADFRAEDWFTPRGLELVAAAGRLCVADLAASAAGVTNADAFLAPPAAGARFAALLADDEVPVTRYPRPVRLAHGTADALPAALTELTAGQLAAGGTDVDYVPIAGADHFTVLAAVAPTVVVWLGEMFRPAYARE
- a CDS encoding Fur family transcriptional regulator, which codes for MRADFEEQLRAVSLRVTRPRLAVLAALRDNPHVDTDRVIALVRADHPTVSHQAVYDVLRALTDAGLVRRIQPAGATARYESRVGDNHHHVVCRSCGAIADVDCAVGHVPCLTASDDRGFVVDEAEVVYWGTCPDCAAEPTPK
- the katG gene encoding catalase/peroxidase HPI, which codes for MSDTQDSAQSSAAGCPVAHDSVTAHGSESENPAIDSPTPKRSGRPRSIRDWWPNQLDLSVLHAKSSKGNPLGETFSYAEEFQKLDVEALKQDIAEVLTTSQDWWPADFGHYGGLMIRMSWHAAGTYRIHDGRGGAGDGGQRFAPLNSWPDNANLDKARRLLWPVKQKYGQQISWADLLVLAGNVALESMGFKTFGFGFGREDVWEPEEIFWGPEDTWLGDERYVTDTTMAPEVGATEMGLIYVNPEGPRGSADPLAAAHFIRETFGRMAMNDEETVALIAGGHTFGKTHGAAIADDHVGPEPEAAPLEAQGLGWLSSHGSGKGGDAITSGLEVTWTDRPTQWSNRFFEILFGYEWELTTSPGGAKQWVAKDAEAIIPDPFDPARKHKPTMLTTDLSLRVDPAYEKISRRFLENPDEFALAFAKAWYKLLHRDMGPVSRFLGPWVAEPQLWQDPVPAVDHALVSDADVAALKAKVLDSGLTTAQLVSTAWASAASFRSTDKRGGANGARIRLEPQRSWEVNQPEQLATVLDALEGIQREFNDAGGAKISLADLIVLAGSAAVEKAAREGGLEVTVPFHPGRTDATAEQTDVESFRVLEPRADGFRNYLRAGEKTQPEVLLVDRAYMLDLTAPEMTVLIGGLRSLGANVGGSQHGVLTDRPGVLTNDFFVNLLSPGTRWKASESEENAYEIRDAATGELKWTATAVDLIFGSNSQLRALAEVYASGDARDRFVRDFVAAWTKVMELDRFDLA
- a CDS encoding ImmA/IrrE family metallo-endopeptidase, whose translation is MRRGFKTEAERLADRTRAQLGLQPHAHMPIRDLATHLSIEIYSADDLVDQADLEELDRLQPGVFSAATFHLPDGRTVIVSNPYNEVGRTNSDIAHEIAHLLLRHDVRELQQIGGHTFFTCNPEQEEEANWLAGCLLLPRALLLREAFAGSDPAAIAQKHQVSIPMARFRLNASGVLLQAQRARSGRIRR
- a CDS encoding helix-turn-helix domain-containing protein; its protein translation is MTLDVVMEVDVDEPIDIKMLGRLVRAERERRGRLSLRAAAEQAEVPFNTLARVEKGDLPDLANFRRIVHWLGLPPERFFEPPQIRTENTPEVIAYHLARDPNLTDAAAEKIAGLVRELYTNLAGTDRGMRVHLRAATTFNPEASRKLAELLEQMQQKLTTTPSAER